CATAGGACATCTCCCATTGAAGGCCTATAAATTCCATATTTCCCCAAACATTTCTCAGTTATCTCCCAAGACTTGTTTAAAGACTCTTTTTATTTCACCAACAACACTAGGATCTACAATGTCTTCCAATCTCCCATTGCAGCGAGATTTCAATGCCCAGTCGACTAAATTCACCTTTTCTCTCGGAAGGATGGATCGATAACTGGCCTTCCACAAAGGACTTCAAGCAATTACTTTCTAATGAAGGAATAAAAATCATTGAGTTTTATTGTAGTATTGCAGAAAAGTTCTAGCGTATTCATTGAACAAATGCAATTTGTTGTGAGGAAATTTTACTAATACAGCTACAGTATCTGATTTCACAATGTGCTTGCTTGATTTGGGCATCTCTTTAAATTGTCAGAGTTCTTTCAGTATTTTTACAGTTTTGTCATTATCAAAAAGTTTGAGCATGGGTGCGCTTGTGGTTATATAAAATGTGGTATTATACGTAAAAATTTACTCGTGTAATCTATTTGTTCAGTCAAAAGTTTTGGTAATTGTTGTTAACTCTCTTGTGAAATACTTGGTGGAAGGAATTGAATAATGTCAACTGGAGACCTTCTGGAACTTGGGATTTAGAGGGTTTGTTATTATTTCTGAGAAGGTTCATGGTGTTTTGgctcttttttaaaatttatttttactgtattaaaccaaaaaaaacaaCTAATTAGTGAATGAATAAAAGTTCTTTTTATAAGTGTTAGAATAATTTTGCAGCAGTTATGTAACCATATCAAATCAGCTGTCATGCTTTACAAGTATGTTTTAGCATACTATGTaatccttcaacttttttctcAGATTTTGTCTCAACATAAATGTTCAATTGCTTGCTATATAAAGTCATCTTACAATtatcaaaattgtaattatcactttaatcactataattttaattttcatctatgaaatttcatatattcaaaactacataattaaaagatTACTGTTAGCAGTTCTGGGTAGTGCATAATTTACTctataggaaaattttatttttaattgtataataacatcatcttaatgaatatttaaatattatataaatttaaattcaaataaaattttaaaaaagtttttataatttaaatacttaaatattttaatacagTATCAACAAATGCGTATAAAagtaaatccaaaaataaaagtaaaaaataattttatatttaaaattcataaattatttaaaatgaaatataaacttATACCTTTTACACTAGAGTCTCATGATGGTTGGCACAAATTTAGCTTGTAGTTACTGCcgaaattgttaaatttaaactCCAATAAATCTAAATGTTTGCCAaccaataattttatattttaaaaaatatacataaatactaaatataaaataatgttcccacaatgaaataattttaaaacatatgtaCTAAATAACATTAGATAGTGCATTAACACTAATactttaaaatagtaataaataacataaaacaattatacaataaaactataaatgatttaaaaaaaagaaaatgcaaaaaacTTCTTCAGTGAAAACCTTACCAATCCGTTAAGCTATTTACAACTAGTTTACCATAACCAAACTACACTTTATAAACTCATTTCCTGTTCATGACATTACAACTTAGTCATTAAAAAAGTTGCCTCGTACCttcagtaattaattttttgtgtgGTATGTGTTTCGGAAAAGTccattataacaataataattttggaacaATGCAAAAGCATCAAAGCTTCTTCAGGTGATAATGAATCCATATGATAAAGTCCCAGTAAAtagaaaagcaaaagaaaaaaaaactatagaaTTTGCAGGCATAACACAAAGCTTATACAGAAACTGAAATGAAATGGAATTCAGCCCTCATTTGCTCTTGTTCACTCAACAGTTGAGCAAAACTGTAGTCATTGAAACACCAGCAAGTTCGCCTACGCTACCGGTTCGGCTGAACTCTAAGCTTGTTTCCGAGTGCCCGCCATGGCTGATTTCGGAAGAAAGCTCACCATTGTGATTGGTTTTTGTTTCATTCCCTTGAAGTTGAAGTGCAGACTCCAAGTTCCATAGGACATCTCCCATTGAAGGCCTATAAATTCCATATTTCCCCAAACATTTCTCAGTTATCTCCCAAGACTTGTTTAAagactctttttttatttcaccaACAACACTAGGATCTACAATGTCTTCCAATCTCCCATTGCAGCGAGATTTCAATGCCCAGTCGACTAAATTCACCTTTTCTCTCGGAAGGGATGGATCGATAACTGGCCTTCCACAAAGGACTTCAAGCAAAACTACCCCGAAGGAGTAAACATCTGATTTCTCTGTTAGTTTTTGCGTTGTCAAGTATTGCGGGTCGAGATATCCAAAGCTTCCTTTCACCGCCGTACTCACATGTGTCCGATCAATATCTGGACCGGTCATTGATAGACCGAAATCAGCAACTTTAGCCATGAAATTCAAGTCGAGTAGTATGTTAGCAGACTTGACATCGCGGTGAATTACTGACTTTGTTGAACCGATATGAAGATAGTGAAGTCCTTTGGCTGATCCAATACTTATCTCGAGCCTCTGTCTCCAACTCAAGCCTGGATGACTTGAGCCATATAGATGATTCTTGAGTGTCCCATTCTCCATGTACTCATAAATTATGATCATCTCATTGGAGGAGGTTTGTGCAGCTTCAATGCAAaggataaattttgataaatccaGTTTGTTGTTCAGTTCCAATGCTTCAGAGCGGTTCAAAAGCTAGTTGGAAGACCTATTTGGGAGTGCCAGCTTTATGGGGAAGACCTAAAAGTCAAGTGCTTGATGTGATTAAGGATAACATGATAGCAAAGATGAATTGGAAGCTAATGACTTTATCTGTTGGAGGAAAGGATACTCTAATTAAAGCTGTCGTGAGTGTTGTGCCAACCTATCTTATGTTTTGTTTCAAGTTCCCAAAAAAGTTGTGTGGTGAAATGAATTCAGTAGATAGTCGGTTTTGGTGGGGAAGTCAACAAGAGAAGGGTTCCATTCATTGGAAAAATTGGAGAAATATGACTTCTTTCTAAATTGGAtgaaggaataaaatttaaggaTTTGGAGATTTATGGAGAATGTTGCAAGAGCCTAATGCAATGTAGGTAAAGGTTTTAAAAGGTATATATTTTCCTAATAGTGGATTGATGGAAGCTAGAAAGGGAGGTCATGCTTCATGGGGTTAGAGTAGTCTGATTGAAGGGAAAATTTTTCTTGTTAATGAACTCCAATGACAGATTATGAATGGGGAATCAGTGGATATTTGGAGGGATAAATGGGTGCCAGGACTTGGGAAAGAACGTCTGAGTTTTGCTGGTCAGATTGATACTCCTCTTCCTAGGAGAGTGGCTGAATTGATAGTCAAGGAGGAAAGGGTTTGGGACTTATCTAGTATTGTTGACTAGTTAGAGGAGGAAGATGTTGAGGCAATTAAGGAAATTCAGATAAGTGGTGCTGGTGATGAGGATAGGATGGTGTAGCTTTCAAGTTAAAgcagtttcacaaattaaaacatgaaactgtgatgaaatttataaataaaaacgtTTCAATATTAATAACTCTATTGTTGCACATCCCCACTTATAAATATCTCATTTCGTTGATCCATAGACACCTCGCCAACACAAACAAAGCAAATCCTTATAGGTCCTCTCCTACTAAAATCTAGTATAATGTCGATATCAAGAAAGTCATTGCTTATGTTTCTAAATTTAGCATTCATGGTTATGTTTGTCACAGCAGGAAACGTTCGACAGCTGTTGCCACCATTTCCATTTGCGCCAACGCCAGGCATAGCACCTTTTCAGCTTGGTGAAGTGCAAAATTGTTGGTCATCCCTTACCAAGATACAAGGCTGTATGACGGCTATATCTGATTCATTTTTCTATGGACAAATAGGTGCCATTGGCTCTGCTTGTTGCCGAGCCATTACTCGTATTAGTGATGATTGTTGGTCTAAAATGTTCCCTTTCAACCCTTTTTTCCCCCCTTTTATCAGGATCTTTTGTTCATCTCCAACACCACATGCAAGACCGATATTGAATGGCATTAGTGAACTGCTGCCGCCATTGTGGTCTCGAAGTGAAGTTGAAAAATGCTGGTCATCTCTTTCTAACGTTAATGGGTGTATTACGGAAATTTTTAAGTCACTTTCTGGTGGTACAATGCCTAGTCCTACTTGTTGCAATGCCATCATCAAACTCAATGACGATTGTTGGCCTAAATTGTTCCCTTTTAACCCACTCTTCCCTCCATTGTTGAAGAATTACTGTGGTGGCACAGCAGCAACACCTAAATGAACTAAATATCCTCAACTAGTTCAAGCCCTTACAAAGAGAACCGAATCAAATAGTAGAGGAAGAGATCCTATGCTTAGATGTTTTCTCAAGTATATTTAGGTTTCGTAAGGAGGAGGGTTTCATTTTGGTGTTTTTAGGGCTGACTGtttattcttgataataaaaatttgattttatataccATCGTCATATAAATTCACgggaataaattatattaacataatcttaaatttgagtGAAATATAAGAATCAAAACTGAAATTCAATCATTCTTATATGATGTAAAAAAGTGATTAGaactaaaatttatgtgttcatcGTTGAGGTTGAAAAATAGTTTTCAACCTAAACCATGATTTCAAATCAAAAGACTTGATAAACAAGTAGCTTTTCAAACCAAaggtttattttaaactaagattttaaGCATAAGCTTTTGACTTTTGGAAATGAAATTATCTTTTTGTCTCCTcattcaactttttattttacagCATCATGATTAGATGTGTTCATaggcctaatatttttatccaaattttttcaaatttcgggTGGACTTTCGGACTTGGGTACGTGAACAAGTCCAGTCTAAAATAGACAATTTATCTTCCTAAAAGCACTTATAGATAATAATAGTAAACACCGTCAAAACTTTTAAATGCACTTTTTcataatactttttaaaagtacttttcaATCTCAATGAAAAGCGAACTCTTTAGTCattatattttcaagaaaaaaaattggacaAATATATGTAAAGAAGACCTTAATACCTTCGTTATacctagaggtgctcatgggtcagGTTGGgccaaccaaaattttaggctcgttTGTTAGGTTCGATTGGCCCGAAAAGTTGGTCTAAAATTTTTTCCAAGCTCGGTCcaaatgaaaatgctaaaactcgGGTCTGGCccaatcatattaatttttaaattatttttaaaaaatacataatacatcaaaaatactaaaaatattaaaataaatgtttcccaacaaattgaaaataaattttaaaaaatatgtgtacttaaataacattaagataggtgcaacttaacaagtaaatacttctaaaatagtaataaaattaacaataaaacaagagttatacaataacaacataatagtgaCTGATagtaaaatagtgaaaaaaagcaacaagaagaaaatagcaacaaaacagtaaaaaaaactacaatttttttcttgcatattcgggccgggccaaaaaagcCTTACCCAATGTCCGGCCTGTTTTCTAAATGTGCcttatttttttactcaaacctATTTTTCGAGTCTattttttacctaaatcctaCCACTTTTTCTATAGACGGCCAACCCGACTCTAGTTATACCTTTGTTTTCATTGGAAGTTCGCTTCAACAACACTCTTTagtacaaatataaaaatatgttagacCTTCAATTTGTAGTTCAATTTTCTTCaagattaaatataatttttttcaggTTTGtggttattttttaattaaaggtGTTTATGAGTTGGATCAATTAGGGTCGGgcctatatatattattagtatactatatttatttaaatttgggtCGACTTTAAATAGAGgctcaaaattttacctaaactcgtttatatttgtaaattattaatctAAGTCTGTTTTAATCCGGTTCAGTATCTTTTTGTAAACAAAAagtacttttaatttaatattttttatttttttcttttattaaaatttaaaatttttacaacttaacatattttttaatgtttacatggTATTTcattattacatatttaattttatgtgatataaattacacaatatatgaaaataaaataaaagtatattacAAAAGTATGTTAGGTTGGACTCGGGCCTTGAATGTTAAAGGCCAAGCTCAACCCCTACTTTAATTAAGCCTATTTTCTTTGTCCAAAACCATCATTCGAGTCTCATTTTTGTCTCAATCTTTACATATTTCGAAGCATTCGagattaaacaaaataaactacACCTATTCTCAACAATACCATTAATACTGTTGCTTATTTGTACACTAACAATTACATTTATTGTTCTAAATTTagataattgaatcaaaataaaaattatataagtacaattaaattaaaaacaaattttgttttacgaatataattatactaaattacAAATGGCCAGACATATGCAAAAACCCAGATGCTAAAATTGACACAtcatttttcaaacaaaaaaattgacataaatgataaaattatgtgTCTTGAATCTCATCATTAGGTTCTCAACATTAATGAATttgttttccacgtaaaatttatagtcttaactttcttttttgattaatttgtgATCGTTCTTCTACCATTATCGACttttattataacaataataattttggaacaATGCAAAAGCATCAAAGCTTCTTCAGGTGATAATGAATCCATATGATAAAATCCCAGTAAAtagaaaagcaaaagaaaagaaaaactatagaGTTTGCAACCATAACACAAAGCTTATACAGAAactggaatgaaatgaaattcagCGCCTCATTTGCTCTTGTTCACTCAACAGTTGAGCAAAAACTGTAGTCATTGAAACACCAGCAAGTTCGCCTACGCTACCGGTTCGGCTGAACTCTAAGCTTGTTTCCGAGTGCCCGCCATGGCTGATTTCGGAAGAAAGCTCACCATTGTGATTGGTTTTTGTTTCATTCCCTTGAAGTTGAAGTGCAGACTCCAAGTTCCATAGGACATCTCCCATTGAAGGCCTATAAATTCCATATTTCCCCAAACATTTCTCAGTTATCTCCCAAAACTTGTTTAAagactctttttttatttaaccaaCAACACTAGGATCTACAATGTATTCCAATCTCCCATTGCAGCGAGATTTCAATGCCTAGTCGACTAAATTCACCTTTTCTCTCGGAAGGGATGGATCGATAACTGGCCTTCCACAAAGGACTTCAAGCAAAACTACACCGAAGGAGTAAACATCTGATTTCTCTGTTAGTTTTTGCGTTGTCAAGTATTGCGGGTCGAGATATCCAAAGCTTCCTTTCACCGCCGTACTCACATGTGTCCGATCAATATCTGGACCGGTCTTTGATAGACCGAAATCAGCAACTTTAGCCATGAAATTCTTGTCGAGTAGTATGTTAGCAGACTTGACATCCCGGTGAATTACTGACTTTGTTGAACCGATATGAAGATAGTGAAGTCCTTTGGCTGATCCAATGCTTATCTCGAGCCTCTGTCTCCAACTCAAGCCTGGATGACTTGAGCCATATAGATGATTCTTGAGTGTCCCATTCTCCATTTACTCATAAATTATGATCAGCTCATTGGAGGGGGTTTGTGCAGCTTCAATGCAAaggataaattttgataaatccaGTTTGTTGTTCAGTTCCAATGCTTCAGAGCGGTTCAAAAGCTAGTTGGAAGACCTATTTGGGAGTGCCAGCTTTATGGGGAAGACCTAAAAGTCAAGTGCTTGAT
The nucleotide sequence above comes from Gossypium raimondii isolate GPD5lz chromosome 13, ASM2569854v1, whole genome shotgun sequence. Encoded proteins:
- the LOC128036021 gene encoding probable receptor-like protein kinase At2g39360, whose translation is MENGTLKNHLYGSSHPGLSWRQRLEISIGSAKGLHYLHIGSTKSVIHRDVKSANILLDKNFMAKVADFGLSKTGPDIDRTHVSTAVKGSFGYLDPQYLTTQKLTEKSDVYSFGVVLLEVLCGRPVIDPSLPREKVNLVDWALKSRCNGRLEDIVDPSVVGEIKKESLNKSWEITEKCLGKYGIYRPSMGDVLWNLESALQLQGNETKTNHNGELSSEISHGGHSETSLEFSRTGSVGELAGVSMTTVLLNC